From the Rhinolophus sinicus isolate RSC01 linkage group LG02, ASM3656204v1, whole genome shotgun sequence genome, one window contains:
- the ADH4 gene encoding all-trans-retinol dehydrogenase [NAD(+)] ADH4, which translates to MSTKGKVIKCKAAIAWEVGKPLCIEEVEVAPPKAHEVRIQIIATALCHTDAHVIHPKFTEPIFPVVLGHEAAGIVESVGPGVTSVKPGDKVIPLYTPQCRKCKFCLSPRTNFCAKLSRVKNLIADQELMEDKTSRFTCKGKPVFHFLGTSTFSQYTVVSDTNLAKIDDDANLEKVCLLGCGFSTGYGAAINIAKVTPGSTCAVFGLGGVGLSAVIGCKAAGASRIIAVDINSEKFTKAKALGATDCLNPRDLHKPVQEVIIEMTDGGVDFALDCAGGAEAMKAALECTTVGWGSCTLVGAAIDDKGLTISLTDLLTGRTINGTLFGGWKGIDSIPKLFTDYKNKKFNLDALVTHTLPFDKINEAFDLMYQGKSIRTVLLF; encoded by the exons ATGAGCACCAAGGGCAAA GTTATTAAATGCAAAGCAGCCATTGCCTGGGAAGTAGGCAAGCCCCTTTGCATAGAAGAGGTTGAGGTAGCTCCTCCCAAGGCTCATGAAGTTCGAATTCAG ATAATTGCCACTGCCCTGTGTCATACTGACGCCCATGTTATCCATCCTAAATTTACGGAGCCTATTTTCCCGGTGGTCCTTGGCCATGAGGCTGCAGGAATTGTGGAAAGTGTTGGACCAGGAGTGACCAGTGTCAAaccag GTGACAAAGTAATTCCACTCTATACACCTCAATGTAGAAAATGCAAGTTCTGTCTGAGCCCGCGCACAAATTTTTGCGCAAAACTCAG tCGAGTCAAAAATCTTATTGCTGATCAAGAACTAATGGAAGACAAAACCAGCAGGTTTACCTGCAAAGGAAAACCAGTTTTCCATTTCTTGGGGACGAGTACCTTCTCTCAGTACACTGTAGTATCAGATACCAACCTTGCCAAAATAGATGATGATGCAAATTTAGAAAAAGTTTGTTTGCTTGGATGTGGGTTTTCAACTGGCTATGGAGCTGCAATCAATATTGCCAAG GTCACCCCTGGTTCTACTTGTGCTGTTTTTGGCCTGGGAGGTGTCGGTCTTTCTGCTGTAATAGGTTGCAAAGCAGCAGGAGCTTCCAGAATCATAGCTGTTGACATCAACAGTGAGAAGTTTACAAAAGCCAAAGCCCTTGGAGCCACTGACTGCCTCAATCCTAGAGACCTCCATAAACCTGTCCAGGAGGTTATCATTGAAATGACCGACGGAGGTGTGGATTTTGCCCTTGACTGTGCAGGTGGAGCTGAAGCCATG AAAGCAGCTCTGGAGTGTACAACGGTAGGCTGGGGATCATGTACTCTCGTTGGAGCTGCCATTGATGACAAAGGATTGACTATTTCTCTAACGGACCTACTAACTGGCCGTACTAtcaatggaacattatttggtg GTTGGAAAGGTATAGATTCTATCCCGAAGTTGTTTACTGACTACAAGAATAAGAAATTCAATCTGGATGCATTGGTGACCCATACCCTGCCTTTTGACAAAATCAATGAGGCTTTTGACCTAATGTACCAAGGAAAAAG CATTCGAACAGTCTTGCTCTTTTGA